The following are encoded in a window of Roseimaritima ulvae genomic DNA:
- a CDS encoding acetyltransferase has translation MDVRSDDAEELAKMFVKEMRSGDLIRVDQVAQLANPLDPHVLGRRQAGEEEQDEQLFEKADLVFPSDEPLPACWTEKNYQVKERMCAK, from the coding sequence GTGGACGTCCGATCCGATGACGCCGAGGAGCTTGCGAAGATGTTTGTCAAAGAAATGAGAAGTGGTGACCTGATCCGGGTCGACCAAGTGGCCCAGCTCGCCAACCCGCTGGATCCCCACGTCCTGGGGCGACGGCAAGCCGGTGAGGAAGAACAGGACGAGCAGCTGTTTGAAAAAGCTGACTTGGTGTTCCCCTCCGATGAACCCTTGCCGGCCTGCTGGACCGAAAAGAATTATCAGGTCAAAGAGCGGATGTGCGCGAAGTGA